The following is a genomic window from Sphingobacterium spiritivorum.
AAATCGATGCCTCCACTTACCAGGAACAACTCAATAATATGATCGCTACAGCTAATGTAGCTAAGGCAAAACTGGAAAATGCCCAGCTGGAAATTGACCGTCTCCGCCCTCTTGTACAGAATGATGTTATTTCAGATGTAAGGTTACATGCTGCAAAATCTGACTATGATGTAGCCAAAGCATCGTTGGATCAGGCTTCTGCAGCAGTACGAAGCGCGCAGATCAGTAAAAATTTCACTATTATAGAAGCACCTGTAAGCGGCTATATCGGCCGTATTCCAAAACGTATAGGAAATCTTGTTTCTAAGGGAGACAGCGATCCGCTCACTGTTCTTTCGGATGTGCAGGAAGTATATGTTTACTTTGCCATGAGCGAATCTGATTTTCTGTATTTCTCCAAAGCCAAAGCCCGGGAGGATAGTATTGCGGGTGTTAAATACAACAACAATAATCGGTTGACATTTCCGGATGTAACCCTTGTACTTGCAGATGGTGAAGCCTATCCTAAAAAAGGAAAAGTAGATGCTGTCAATGGTCAGGTAGACCGTACTACCGGAGCGATTTCCCTGCGTGCGACCTTCTCCAATCAGGATAATATTCTCCGTACAGGAAGTACGGGTACACTCAAAATATCGGAAATAAAGAAAAATGTACTGCAGATCCCGCAGGTCGCTACACAGGAATTACAGGACAAAACTTTTGTATACGTCATAGACAAACAAAATAAAGCGCAAAGAAAAACCATCAAAATTGCAGGCAAAAGTAAAGACAACTACATCGTATCTGATGGTCTTGAAGAAGGTGACCGTGTGATTTTAAGTGGATTTGACAAGATCACAGATGGTTCTGCCATTATGCCAATACCGCAACATAACTAAATATTTTTTTATCATATGCCCGCGTCTCCCGATACTTTGTATCAGGGGATCGGACATTATTTGCCATACCCTATATAATTTATGCTGAAAACATTTGTCAACAGGCCCGTACTCGCTACAGTGGTTTCCATTTTGCTGGTCATTCTGGGATTAGTTGGATTGAAACTATTACCTGTATCCCGTTTTCCGGAGATTGCTCCACCCAGTGTGGTGGTATCGCTGAGTTATCCCGGTGCCAACTCAGAGACTGTCGCCAAGAGTGTATTGCTTCCCATTGAAGAAGCTATCAATGGTGTGGAAGATATGACTTACATCAAGTCCTCAGCTTCTAATTCCGGTTCGGGATCCGTACAGGTATTTTTCAAGACCGGCACTAATCCCGATGTAGCATCCGTGAATGTCCAAACACGGATTTCCAAGGCCATCAGTTCTATCCCTGCTGAAGTCAACGAGGCAGGGATTACCGTTATGCCCCGACAGAGTGGAGTCATTATGACCATCAACCTCTATTCGGATCATCAGGATAGTGTATATGATGAAACATTTCTGCAGGCGTATGCACAGATCAATATGATGCGTCCTCTGTTGCGTGTGGATGGTGTAGCACAGGTATCCAGAGTCGGTGCACGGGATTATTCCATGCGCCTCTGGCTTAATCCCGAGAAACTGGCACTCTACACGCTTGTCCCGCAGGATGTCATGGATGCTATTAAAGACCAGAATTTTGAAATTGCTCCCGGCAAATTCGGAGAGACTTCGGACGAGGCATTCGAAACAGTAATCCGTCACAAAGGACGGCTTACGCAGCCCGAAGAATTTGAGAATATCGTTATCAAAACAAACAAAGATGGATCTGTTCTCTACCTGAAGGATGTAGCCCGCATAGAATTCGGAGCGACTAATCTCGGAAGTGACAACAAGGTAAACGGTCATCCGGGACTGACACTGAATCTGACCCAGACCAGCGGGTCCAATGCACATGACATTGATATAGCTGTACGCAAGACACTGGAAGGAATGGCCAGATCCTTTCCTGAAGGTATCAAATATGAAATTACCTATGCCGTAAGAGACCAGATTGATGAATCGATCAGTCAGGTGAAGCACACCTTGTTTGAAGCATTTATTCTGGTTTTCATTATCGTTTTTATCTTTTTACAGGATTTCAGATCCACTTTGATTCCGGCTATTGCGATACCGGTATCCTTGGTAGGTACCTTCTTTTTTCTTCAGCTTTTCGGCTTTTCGCTCAATGTACTGACGATGTTTGCACTGGTACTGGCAATCGGTATTGTGGTCGATGATGCCATTGTAGTCGTGGAAGCTATCCACCAGAAGATGCATGCTACAGGACTCAAAGCCCGGGAAGCGACTCTATCAACTATGTCGGAGATCACCGGCGCGATTTTATCAATTACCATGGTGATGGCAGCCGTATTTCTACCTGTAGGTTTTATGGAAGGTCCTGCCGGAATATTTTACCGGCAGTTTGCTTACACCCTGGCTACAGCGATTCTGATTTCAGCGCTCAATGCCCTGACACTCAGCCCTGCCCTATGTGCTTTACTGCTCAAACACTCTGCTGTAGAAACCGGTATCAAGGACGGAGACAGCAAATTCACAAAATATAAAAAACGTTTTTTCCACGCCTTCAACACGTCTTTTGAACGGTTGACAGACCGATATATCTCGGGAGTAAAAAAACTGATAAAACACAAACCACTGGCATGGGGAGGATTAATACTCATCACTGCTGCAGGAATATTTTTAATGGTTCGTGCTCCGAAAAGTTTCATCCCGACAGAAGACGATAGTTTTATTACTTATTCTTTGGCTATGCCTCCCGGAGCTTCACTCACCCGTACGACTGAAGTATTGCGTCAGGCTGACAGTATTCTCAAAAAAAGAGAGGACATCAAAGGGATGACCACCGTATCAGGTTTTAATGTGCTGGACGGAAGTTCAAGTCCTGCATTTGCAGCGGGATATATCAATATGCTACCTCACGCCGAACGTAAAAAGATACATAATATCGAAGCATTTATGGACACGATACGGAAGGATTTATCTCAGATCAACGAAGCTAAATTCACTGTCTTTCCACGTCCGACTGTACAGGGCTTCGGTGATTTTGCAGGTATAGAATTAGTTCTTCAGGATCGTCTGGGAGGGGATATCCGCGACTTCAATACAATTGCCGATACCTTTATCAACGAGATCAATGAACTTCCCGAAATTGAAAATGCCTATACGGCTTTCAAAGCCAATTTTCCACAGTATGAAGTGAATATTGATGCGGTGAAAGCCAAAACTCTGGGTGTGGACATCAAGCAACTCATGACGACAATCCGCGCCTATTTTGCACGGGTACAAGCCGGAGATTTCAGTCGGTTCGGAAGACAATACCGGGTATATGTACAGGCAGATATGGATTATCGTAAAGATCCGGAATCGTTCAATTCCATCTTTGTCCGCAATAAAAACGGAGAGATGGTACCTGTAAGCACCATTCTTACCCTGGAAAAAGTAGTCGGTCCGGAAACCATTACCCGATATAATCTTTACAATGCGATCGCAGTAAATGCTACTCCAGCCAAGGGATACAGTACAGGTGATGCGATGAAAGCAATACAGAAACTGGCTGATGACAAACTGCCGGTCAACTATGGATTTGAGTGGACGGGTATGAGTTTTGAAGAGAGTCAATCCGGCTCGCAGACCATACTGATCTTTGCACTGAGCATACTTTTTGTCTATTTTCTACTGGCTGCTCAATACGAAAGCTATATCCTTCCGTGGGCTGTACTGCTGTCTGTCCCTGTCGGACTTGTGGGTGTATACGGAACGATTATGATGGTGGGACTTGAAAATAATATCTATGTACAGGTAGGTCTCATTATGCTGATCGGATTGCTGGCCAAGAATGCCATCCTGATTATCGAATTTGCGGTACAGCAACGGGACAGAGGATTGAGTATAGTAGAAGCGGCACTGACCGGGGCGCAGATGAGACTTCGCCCTATCCTGATGACTTCACTAGCCTTCATTGCCGGTCTCGTTCCGCTGATGTGGACGGTAGGTCCTTCTGCGATAGGTAACCACTCCATCAGCTTCAGTGCAGCCGGCGGTATGCTTTTCGGTGTGTTACTCGGCATTTTTATAATCCCCGTACTCTTTATTGTGTTCAAAACACTGGATGAAAAAGTCCGCAATAAATTAAAATCTCAAGACTGATATGATAAATAAAAACAGATATAGCTTTACGTTGATCCTGTTGCTATTCACAACTTTATTTGTTGTACAAAGCTGTAAAATAGGAGAAAAATATACGCGGCCGGACTTGAATCTGCCGGAACAATACCGCAGTGACACCTTAGATTATTTTGGCGATACGACGACCATAAGCCGTATTCCGTGGAGGGAATTTTTCCATGATTCGACTTTACTAGCCCTGATTGACAGCGCACTGATCAATAATTTTGACATGAAAACCGCACTGATCAATACCCGTATTGCTAACCGTCAAATGATTCAGAACAAGGCGAATTATTTGCCTTCGGTAGAAGCCACTCTTGCAAATGCAAACAGGCAATGGCGCTCTTCTGATTTTGGAAGTGGTCCCTCCTCCCGATGGTACGACAAGAAGCAAAAAGATGCACCGGATGACATGTTTGTTTATTTATCTCAGTTTGGTACAGAAGTACGATTCAGCTGGGAACTTGATATCTGGGGAAAAATATCCAGTCAGCAAGATCAGCTGCTGGCTCAATATCTGGACACTTATGAAGCTAAAAATGCCATACAGACCAATCTGATTTCCAGCATAGCCAAAGGTTATTTCAACCTGTTGATGCTGGATGATAAGATCAGAGTTGCCAAACGTAATGTACAGCTCAATGACAGTACGCTACGTATGATCAGATTGCAATACGAAGCCGGAGAGATCACCGCTTTAGCGATACAACAGACAGAATCCCAACGGTTGGTGGCCGCATCACTGGTGCCTGAACTGGAAAAAGAAATCGCTGTTCAGGAAAACGCCTTGCGTACCCTCACAGGGCAGATGCCTGACCGGATTCAGAGAGGTCAGAGTTTTGAACATCTGATTGCTGAAAATCAGGAAATATCTCTGGGATCACCATTGGAAATTGTTCGGAACCGACCGGATATACGGAGTGCAGAATTTCAACTGATCTCTGCCAATGCACATACCAATGTACAACAGGCCATGCGATACCCGGCATTATCCATTGGCGGATCATTGGGTGTAAATTCAATGCTACCAAAAAACTGGTTCAATATACCCGGTGCCTTGCTTGGCGGTATAAGCGGAGATCTCACAGCTCCTATCTTTAAGAACAGGACGCTAAAGACAAATTATGAAGTGGCAAAACTGGAACGTGAAAAGGCAGAATTAGTACTGCAGCAAACAGTAGTGGAGGCTGTAAGTGAAGTTTCCAACTCCATCATCACCGTAGAAAAACAACGGGAGCAACTGGAGTTTGCAAAAAAGAGAGTATCTAATTCAGAACTGGCTGTTCGAAATGCGGGACTACTGTTCCGGAGTGGTTATGCCACCTATCTGGAGGTGATCACCGCTCAAAGCAACGCCCTTACAAGTGAACTGGATCTTGTAGAATTAAGGCAAAAACATCTTGAGTCTTATGTGGATCTGTATCGCTCTTTAGGTGGAGGATGGAAAGAATAGTCATCTTATGCTACCTGTAAAATATAAGATACAATAGTTTGTCCGTCTGAAGATGACAGACAAACTATTCAAGCCCGAAGGCTCTATAAAGGAACGGAATAGTGCATATCTCATCCTTAACCTGGATCGCTTACAAAGTTTGAAATTCGTCTTCAGACAGCATGCTAAATTGATTTATCATAAAAGTTAGTTATCTTGCTGTGCAAAACAATTTTAAAATTTATGAAAAAGGCTATTCCGTCCTTATTAGGTTTACTATTTTTCTTATATAGCGGCAACACCGCTATCGGGCAATCCTCATCCCGTCAACTAGACCTTATCCCCTATCCTACACAAATAGATGTCCGGCAAAGTTCCACAGCATTTAATGTGCAGAAGCTGTCCTATTACACTACAGACAGCAAGCTGTTCGGAGACGCTGAGCAATATTTAAAGCAACATATTTTTACAGGAAGTCAATGGAGCAAATCCAGTCAGAAGAATGCCAACATACAGTTGATACGGGATAAAAATATTGCTTCGGAAGGATATCATCTGAATATAGATGATAAGGGAATTCTGATAAAAGCATCTACACAGGCCGGAGCATTTTATGCTTTACAAACCTTAAAACAAATGTCTTCACTATCCGGAAACGACAATAACAAGATGTTTCCTTATGTAAAGATCAAAGATACACCTGCATATCAGTGGAGGGGCGTAGAACTGGATGTGGCACGTCACTTTTTTTCTAAAGCCTATCTTTTTAAATTTATAGATCTTCTGGCACTGTACAAATTCAATAAGCTACACCTTCATTTGACCGATGATCAGGGCTGGCGGATAGAAATCAAGCGCTATCCCAAGCTGATCGAAGAAGGTGCGTGGCGCACGTATAACAATCAGGATTCTGTATGTTTTGTAAAAGCCAAAGACAACCCGGATTTTAATCTGCCTGAAGAACATATACGTATACGAAACGGAAAAGAGGAATACGGAGGGTATTATACACAAGAGGATCTGCGCGAAATCATAAAATATGCAGCGACACGTAGTGTAGAGATTATTCCTGAAATCGATATGCCGGGCCACATGATGATCGCTACCAAAGCTTATCCGGAACTCTTACTGGATGGAGCATCTTCCGGTTGGGGGACACAGTTCTCCGTACCGATATGCCCTTGTAAAGAGAGTGCATATACGTTTACACAAAATGTACTTAAGGAAGTAATAGATTTATTTCCCAGCAAATACATCCATATCGGAGCTGATGAAGTAGAAAAAACCAGTTGGAAAGCGTCTCCGCTGTGTCAGCAACTTATGAAAGAAGAAGGTATAGCGCACCTCGAAGATTTACAAAGTTATTTTGTAGGCCGGATCAATACATTTATCCGAAAGAATAATAAAGTAGCTATTGGCTGGGATGAGATACTGGAAGGTAAATCCGATCCGAGCATGACCGTGATGTACTGGCGTGGCTGGGTCAAGGATGCACCCAACAAGGCAATTGAACGAAATCATCCTGTTATCATGACACCGACCAATCCGCTCTACTTTGATTATCTGCCTAATAAAAGCTCTTTAGAAAGTGTTTACAAGCTGAATGTAGTCCCGGCAGATATTCCCGCAGATAAAAGATCCTTTATCCAGGGGGCTCAGGCTAATATATGGACAGAAATTATTCCGTCAACAGATCGTTTGGAATTTATGATCCTGCCACGACTGAGCGCTCTGGCCGAACGAGTATGGTCGGACACGACCCTATTTGAGAGCTATGAAAAAAGACTGATCAATCACTATGGTATATGGAACGGTATGCAGTTGAATTACAGATTACCTGATCTGACAGGATTTTCAGAAGAACAGGTAATCGTTGACGGTACCTCTGTCTTACGTGTAGACAATCCATTGCCGGGAGCTCAGGTACATTATACTTTGGACGGAGCTGTCCCTGCAAAAGACAGTCCTGTACTGAATAAAGAATTGAAGGTAAATATGGCAGGGAAAGTCAGGTTTGCAACAATAGCTGCTAACGGAGCAAAAAGTGAAATCTATACTGTCAATTTTAAAGAGGATGATTGGAAACAAGCTGCTGAAGTGAAACCAGAGACGCTGAAACAAGGATTAACGGCTGATTTCTTTGCAGGTACATTCCCTAATTCTCAGAAAATGACAGGCAACATCGTACGTAGCGAAGTATTGGCAAATGTACATATTAGTGATACCGTAAAAATGGCTTCCTTCGGAACAAAAATCCGCGGATATATCCGCGTACCAAAGCAGGCTATTTATAACTTCTATCTGACTTGCGATGATGGTGGAATATTAAAAATCAACAATCAACTTGTCATCGATAACGATGGACAGCACTCTGCGGTTGTCAAAAGCGGTCAGATGGCTTTAAAAGAAGGCTTTCATGCTTTTGCAATAGATTTTATTGAAGCCGGAGGCGGATTTACACTAAAGCTGGATTACAGTGAAGATGGCGGAGAAGTAAAACCCGTACCGGATGAATGGTTCTACCATTAACGCCTAGTACTTTTACATTATAGCGTACCAAACAGCCTCTCCTGTAATTCAGGAGAGGCTGTTTGGTATTTAAGCCGTATCTGTTTTACAAAAATATCCAAGTACTCCCTTACTGGTATACCTCTGCTATACATTGTAAATATTCGCTTCACTACAGAATTGCTCAATTCACAGGACTAATAAAATTTATTAGACACTTATAATTAACCAAATACAACATCTTAAAAGCAATCAACTCACAAAAACTTAATATGAAATTTGTTTAGTATTAATATACAAAGTTTAATATTGCTGTCGATATATTTAATCATACTAAACGAAGTATTATGAAATTAAGACCTAATTCCGCTTTAAAGAAATCACTCTGGCTCCTTTGCGTCATGTGTGTAATTTCTATAAAAAGTTTCGGGCAGACAAAAGTAACAAAAGGAAAAATTGTAGACTCCAGCACACAGGAAGCAATAGTGGGAGCAAGCATCCGCAACCTCAGCAGCGGCAGGATCACATCATCCGGTTCAAATGGGAGTTTCAGTATTCCGACTACCGGAAATGACACCCTTCAGATAGCTTTTATAGGATATCTCAGCACAAAAGTAGAAGCTTTATCTCAGGAAGAACTTCTGGTAAATCTATCTGCTAATCAGGAATCCCTTGGCGAAGTAGTCGTGACTGCCTTGGGTATAAAAAAGGAAAAGCAGGCTATCGGTTATTCTGTACAGGAAGTCAAAGGCCAGGATATGGTCAAAGCGCGTGAACCAAATGCCATTGCAAATCTTGCCGGCCGGGTGTCCGGACTGACCATCACAGCCAGCACCAATCTGTTCGGAGATCCGGGAATCACACTTCGGGGCCGGAGCAATGTGCTTATTGTAGTAGATGGTATGCCTGTAAATACAG
Proteins encoded in this region:
- a CDS encoding family 20 glycosylhydrolase, producing MKKAIPSLLGLLFFLYSGNTAIGQSSSRQLDLIPYPTQIDVRQSSTAFNVQKLSYYTTDSKLFGDAEQYLKQHIFTGSQWSKSSQKNANIQLIRDKNIASEGYHLNIDDKGILIKASTQAGAFYALQTLKQMSSLSGNDNNKMFPYVKIKDTPAYQWRGVELDVARHFFSKAYLFKFIDLLALYKFNKLHLHLTDDQGWRIEIKRYPKLIEEGAWRTYNNQDSVCFVKAKDNPDFNLPEEHIRIRNGKEEYGGYYTQEDLREIIKYAATRSVEIIPEIDMPGHMMIATKAYPELLLDGASSGWGTQFSVPICPCKESAYTFTQNVLKEVIDLFPSKYIHIGADEVEKTSWKASPLCQQLMKEEGIAHLEDLQSYFVGRINTFIRKNNKVAIGWDEILEGKSDPSMTVMYWRGWVKDAPNKAIERNHPVIMTPTNPLYFDYLPNKSSLESVYKLNVVPADIPADKRSFIQGAQANIWTEIIPSTDRLEFMILPRLSALAERVWSDTTLFESYEKRLINHYGIWNGMQLNYRLPDLTGFSEEQVIVDGTSVLRVDNPLPGAQVHYTLDGAVPAKDSPVLNKELKVNMAGKVRFATIAANGAKSEIYTVNFKEDDWKQAAEVKPETLKQGLTADFFAGTFPNSQKMTGNIVRSEVLANVHISDTVKMASFGTKIRGYIRVPKQAIYNFYLTCDDGGILKINNQLVIDNDGQHSAVVKSGQMALKEGFHAFAIDFIEAGGGFTLKLDYSEDGGEVKPVPDEWFYH
- a CDS encoding efflux RND transporter permease subunit; translation: MLKTFVNRPVLATVVSILLVILGLVGLKLLPVSRFPEIAPPSVVVSLSYPGANSETVAKSVLLPIEEAINGVEDMTYIKSSASNSGSGSVQVFFKTGTNPDVASVNVQTRISKAISSIPAEVNEAGITVMPRQSGVIMTINLYSDHQDSVYDETFLQAYAQINMMRPLLRVDGVAQVSRVGARDYSMRLWLNPEKLALYTLVPQDVMDAIKDQNFEIAPGKFGETSDEAFETVIRHKGRLTQPEEFENIVIKTNKDGSVLYLKDVARIEFGATNLGSDNKVNGHPGLTLNLTQTSGSNAHDIDIAVRKTLEGMARSFPEGIKYEITYAVRDQIDESISQVKHTLFEAFILVFIIVFIFLQDFRSTLIPAIAIPVSLVGTFFFLQLFGFSLNVLTMFALVLAIGIVVDDAIVVVEAIHQKMHATGLKAREATLSTMSEITGAILSITMVMAAVFLPVGFMEGPAGIFYRQFAYTLATAILISALNALTLSPALCALLLKHSAVETGIKDGDSKFTKYKKRFFHAFNTSFERLTDRYISGVKKLIKHKPLAWGGLILITAAGIFLMVRAPKSFIPTEDDSFITYSLAMPPGASLTRTTEVLRQADSILKKREDIKGMTTVSGFNVLDGSSSPAFAAGYINMLPHAERKKIHNIEAFMDTIRKDLSQINEAKFTVFPRPTVQGFGDFAGIELVLQDRLGGDIRDFNTIADTFINEINELPEIENAYTAFKANFPQYEVNIDAVKAKTLGVDIKQLMTTIRAYFARVQAGDFSRFGRQYRVYVQADMDYRKDPESFNSIFVRNKNGEMVPVSTILTLEKVVGPETITRYNLYNAIAVNATPAKGYSTGDAMKAIQKLADDKLPVNYGFEWTGMSFEESQSGSQTILIFALSILFVYFLLAAQYESYILPWAVLLSVPVGLVGVYGTIMMVGLENNIYVQVGLIMLIGLLAKNAILIIEFAVQQRDRGLSIVEAALTGAQMRLRPILMTSLAFIAGLVPLMWTVGPSAIGNHSISFSAAGGMLFGVLLGIFIIPVLFIVFKTLDEKVRNKLKSQD
- a CDS encoding efflux transporter outer membrane subunit — translated: MINKNRYSFTLILLLFTTLFVVQSCKIGEKYTRPDLNLPEQYRSDTLDYFGDTTTISRIPWREFFHDSTLLALIDSALINNFDMKTALINTRIANRQMIQNKANYLPSVEATLANANRQWRSSDFGSGPSSRWYDKKQKDAPDDMFVYLSQFGTEVRFSWELDIWGKISSQQDQLLAQYLDTYEAKNAIQTNLISSIAKGYFNLLMLDDKIRVAKRNVQLNDSTLRMIRLQYEAGEITALAIQQTESQRLVAASLVPELEKEIAVQENALRTLTGQMPDRIQRGQSFEHLIAENQEISLGSPLEIVRNRPDIRSAEFQLISANAHTNVQQAMRYPALSIGGSLGVNSMLPKNWFNIPGALLGGISGDLTAPIFKNRTLKTNYEVAKLEREKAELVLQQTVVEAVSEVSNSIITVEKQREQLEFAKKRVSNSELAVRNAGLLFRSGYATYLEVITAQSNALTSELDLVELRQKHLESYVDLYRSLGGGWKE
- a CDS encoding efflux RND transporter periplasmic adaptor subunit, with amino-acid sequence MKKSRKFNLKFTTFSLGLLALASILTHCTSGKSEEKENKNKPTALPVYKVIRSNASTVKDYLGTIEGKVNVEIRPQVEGLLQEIYADEGSFVQKGQKLFKIDASTYQEQLNNMIATANVAKAKLENAQLEIDRLRPLVQNDVISDVRLHAAKSDYDVAKASLDQASAAVRSAQISKNFTIIEAPVSGYIGRIPKRIGNLVSKGDSDPLTVLSDVQEVYVYFAMSESDFLYFSKAKAREDSIAGVKYNNNNRLTFPDVTLVLADGEAYPKKGKVDAVNGQVDRTTGAISLRATFSNQDNILRTGSTGTLKISEIKKNVLQIPQVATQELQDKTFVYVIDKQNKAQRKTIKIAGKSKDNYIVSDGLEEGDRVILSGFDKITDGSAIMPIPQHN